In Uranotaenia lowii strain MFRU-FL chromosome 2, ASM2978415v1, whole genome shotgun sequence, one genomic interval encodes:
- the LOC129742673 gene encoding uncharacterized protein LOC129742673, translating into MPAASKKVAPVPLEVLTTKYNVIRCNFNDIWRFVEKFNEDCTASSIEVRLEKLDGLWESFNETIISIISHEEYCAQADAYENERLEFSDKFYHAKSFLMEKIKMKQELSGHDQSARANETVAHHSLDHVRLPQIKLQTFNGDVDEWLSFRDLFTSLIHWKTDLPEVEKFHYLKGCLQGEPKNLIDSLQITRANYQIAWDTLLRRYNNNKHLKKRQVLSLFNLPTLNKENASELHLLFESFERIVQTLDQIVQPTEYKDLLLVNLLTSRLDPTTRRGWEEQSSSNEQDTIKELLEFLQRRIRVLEALPTKQAEPRVPQQVNNPSRPRLLPRISHNAVQFSGKQCVACNAHHPLYTCSTFQRLKVADREALIRSHALCRNCFRSGHQAKDCQSKFSCRYCKARHHSMVCFKSDGEARQASREQPRRREEAEGLHVIQNQTANLAASDSTANTASQRFSSQVLLATAVILLQDDEGNQFPARALLDSGSESNFLSERMNQLLQVPRQKVEISILGIGQTGTRVRQKVNAIVRSRTTDFKRTMSFLVLPKVTVNLPTANVNTQGWNFPEGIELADPTFCFSSSVDVVLGIEAFFDFFSTGRKLSLGDNLPSLNESVFGWVISGGNSNPSQPLRINCNVSTTENLDALISRFWSCEEIEFPNNYSPEESRCEEMFCKTIVREPDGRYCVGLPKDDSKLKTLGESKEIALRRLYATERRLARDEELRKQYAMFMREYEEMGHMKKVEPHAAVKRCYLPHHPVIKSSSTTTKLRVVFDASCKTASGISLNDTLLVGPVVQQDLRSIILRSRTRQFMLVSDIEKMFRQINILSEDKPLQSILWRESPLEEVSTYELNTVTYGTKPAPFLATRTLQQLAEDEQNTYPLAAKTLREDTYMDDVISGADTVEEATILRKQLVDLTARGGFRLRKHASNCLEALVGLSDDDLAIRIEKGIILDPDPSVNTLGLTWMPITDELRFRFEIPAIESIDILTKRRVLSIIATLFDPLGLIGATIVKAKIFMQLLWTLKNNQDECLGWDEPLPSTVGEEWKGFHSQLPLLNQLRINRCVIIPNAVNVEIHCFSDASQKAYGTCLYLRSTNAEGQTLTRILTSKSRVSHLRCQSIPRLELAGALHAAELYNKVKHALNLNASTYFWTDSTCVWRWLQATPSTWSTYVANRVAKIQNLTEGCEWRHVPGSDNPADLISRGITPDELMHNRLWWNGPPWLEKEAENWPKSIDVRGEEGDEERRRTAHAAACAQRGEFNEFFIAKFSSYNELIRSTAVWLRLMNILRKSPQQTVRGPLTLMELKEAEIQIIRGVQQETFAEEFKSLTKDGTVLRSSKLRWFHPFVSKSGLIRIGGRLSKSEEAEESKHPIVLPARHRLTRMILEQYHLRLLHAGPQLMLSNIRLRFWPLGGRNVVKQIVHQCHKCFRAKPKPVQQFMGDLPASRVTISRPFSKTGVDYFGPIYIRPGPRRTATKAYVAIFICLCTKAVHMELVSDLSTDRFLQALRRFIGRRSLCSDLYSDNGTNFVGARNKMREFLQQLKSQQHRDHITKFCDSEGINWHFNPPGGPHFGGLWEAAVRSAKHHMLRVIGDTPKSIEDMQTLLVQIEACLNSRPITPLSDDPNDLEALTPGHFLVGSSLRASPEPDHDGIPINRLNYWQQIQQQRKQFWIRWKREYLCQLQARVKRWRPSTPIAVNELVIICDDNKQPIHWKMGRIVKVHPGEDGVIRVVTIRTANGLLKRPIERVCILPKFEETGHPTPSEEPKQIQP; encoded by the coding sequence ATGCCTGCAGCATCGAAGAAGGTTGCCCCAGTGCCTCTCGAGGTGCTCACTACTAAATATAATGTTATTCGATGCAATTTTAACGATATATGGAGATTTGTGGAGAAGTTTAACGAGGATTGTACGGCCAGCTCGATCGAAGTTCGTCTCGAAAAACTTGATGGTTTGTGGGAGAGTTTTAATGAGACCATAATTTCTATAATTTCTCACGAGGAGTACTGCGCGCAAGCCGATGCGTACGAAAACGAACGGCTCGAATTCAGCGATAAATTCTACCACGCCAAATCTTTTCTTATGGAGAAGATAAAGATGAAGCAAGAACTATCGGGTCATGATCAATCTGCTCGTGCTAACGAAACGGTTGCTCATCATTCGCTAGACCATGTGCGCCTACCGCAAATTAAACTCCAAACTTTTAACGGGGATGTCGATGAGTGGCTCAGCTTTCGAGACCTTTTCACGTCACTCATCCATTGGAAAACGGACCTTCCCGAAGTGGAAAAGTTCCACTACCTCAAAGGCTGCCTCCAAGGGGAacccaaaaatttaattgacTCTCTTCAAATCACCAGAGCCAATTATCAAATCGCTTGGGATACACTTCTGCGcagatacaacaacaacaaacatctGAAGAAACGCCAGGTTTTATCGCTATTCAATCTTCCCACCCTCAATAAGGAAAACGCTTCGGAATTGCATTTATTATTTGAATCCTTTGAACGCATAGTCCAAACTTTAGACCAAATCGTTCAGCCAACCGAATATAAAGATCTTCTTTTGGTTAATTTACTGACTTCTCGGCTTGACCCAACCACGAGGCGTGGCTGGGAGGAACAATCGTCATCAAACGAACAAGATACAATTAAGGAATTATTGGAATTCCTTCAACGTCGCATCCGGGTGCTGGAAGCACTACCCACCAAACAAGCTGAACCAAGGGTACCTCAGCAGGTCAACAATCCATCGCGACCAAGATTGCTGCCAAGAATTAGTCACAACGCCGTCCAATTCTCGGGGAAGCAATGTGTTGCATGTAACGCACATCATCCACTTTACACATGCTCGACTTTCCAAAGGCTTAAGGTAGCAGATAGGGAAGCTTTGATTCGCTCACACGCGCTCTGCAGGAACTGTTTCCGGTCAGGTCATCAGGCGAAGGATTGTCAATCCAAATTCTCGTGTCGTTACTGCAAGGCTCGACATCATTCGATGGTCTGTTTTAAATCCGATGGGGAGGCAAGGCAGGCGTCAAGGGAACAACCAAGGAGGCGAGAGGAAGCGGAAGGATTACACGTTATCCAAAATCAGACAGCCAACTTGGCGGCTTCTGATTCTACGGCTAACACTGCATCGCAACGGTTTTCATCACAGGTTCTATTGGCTACGGCAGTAATCCTACTCCAAGACGACGAGGGCAATCAATTTCCGGCACGCGCACTCTTAGACTCGGGTTCTGAGAGCAACTTCCTCTCCGAACGAATGAATCAACTGCTTCAGGTTCCGCGACAAAAGGTGGAGATCTCTATTCTGGGAATTGGGCAAACAGGCACGAGAGTAAGGCAAAAGGTTAACGCTATCGTTCGATCCCGAACAACCGATTTCAAACGCACCATGAGCTTCCTAGTTCTACCCAAGGTTACCGTCAATCTTCCCACGGCCAATGTCAACACACAAGGATGGAATTTCCCGGAAGGTATAGAGCTGGCTGACCCTACATTTTGTTTCTCGTCGAGCGTCGATGTGGTCCTGGGAATAGAGGCATTTTTCGATTTCTTCTCTACGGGTCGAAAACTTTCATTAGGCGACAACTTACCATCACTAAACGAGTCGGTCTTCGGATGGGTAATCAGCGGTGGTAATTCAAATCCAAGTCAGCCTCTACGCATCAACTGCAACGTTTCAACTACTGAGAACTTAGACGCTTTGATTTCTCGCTTTTGGTCCTgcgaagaaattgaatttcccAACAACTACTCACCTGAAGAATCACGTTGCGAGGAAATGTTCTGCAAAACCATCGTACGAGAACCAGACGGTCGCTACTGTGTCGGCTTACCCAAGGATGATTCAAAACTGAAAACCCTAGGTGAATCAAAAGAAATCGCTCTGAGGCGCCTCTACGCTACCGAACGTCGATTGGCACGCGACGAGGAACTACGCAAGCAGTACGCCATGTTCATGCGCGAGTACGAGGAAATGGGCCACATGAAGAAGGTTGAACCCCACGCTGCAGTCAAAAGATGTTACCTACCTCACCATCCGGTAATCAAATCATCCAGCACCACGACCAAACTGAGAGTAGTGTTCGACGCTTCCTGTAAGACGGCTTCCGGTATTTCTCTAAACGACACCCTTCTTGTTGGGCCGGTCGTACAGCAGGATTTACGCTCCATCATTCTACGTTCGCGTACCAGACAATTTATGTTGGTTTCGGACATTGAGAAAATGTTCCGTCAGATAAATATACTCTCGGAGGACAAACCTCTTCAGTCAATTCTTTGGAGAGAATCGCCACTAGAAGAAGTTTCCACCTACGAGCTAAACACCGTCACATATGGCACGAAACCAGCACCATTCCTGGCTACTCGCACCCTTCAGCAGCTAGCGGAAGATGAGCAGAATACTTACCCATTGGCAGCAAAGACTCTCAGAGAGGACACATATATGGACGACGTAATCAGCGGGGCGGACACGGTGGAGGAGGCAACGATACTAAGGAAGCAACTGGTGGATCTCACAGCCCGTGGAGGATTTCGATTACGCAAGCACGCCTCGAACTGCTTAGAAGCGCTGGTTGGACTTTCGGATGATGATTTGGCAATTCGAATTGAAAAGGGCATTATTCTTGATCCGGATCCATCGGTCAACACATTGGGACTAACTTGGATGCCAATTACTGATGAGCTCCGCTTCCGCTTCGAAATTCCTGCTATTGAATCGATCGACATACTTACCAAACGGCGCGTGTTATCAATTATCGCAACTCTCTTTGATCCTCTTGGTCTGATAGGAGCAACAATCGTCAAGGCTAAAATTTTCATGCAGCTTCTATGGACTCTAAAAAACAATCAAGACGAATGCTTGGGCTGGGACGAGCCCCTACCATCGACGGTGGGTGAGGAATGGAAAGGGTTCCATTCACAACTTCCTCTCCTCAATCAACTGCGGATCAATCGATGCGTCATAATTCCCAACGCGGTGAATGTGGAAATTCACTGCTTCTCCGACGCATCTCAGAAGGCTTACGGAACCTGCTTGTACCTCCGGAGTACTAACGCTGAAGGACAGACTCTCACCAGAATACTTACCTCCAAATCTAGAGTCTCCCATTTACGGTGTCAATCAATTCCTCGGCTGGAATTGGCTGGCGCTCTCCATGCTGCTGAACTGTACAACAAGGTGAAACATGCTCTCAATTTAAACGCATCGACTTACTTCTGGACCGACTCAACATGCGTTTGGCGCTGGCTTCAAGCGACACCAAGCACATGGTCAACCTACGTGGCCAACAGGGTggccaaaattcaaaacttaacggAGGGATGTGAATGGCGTCACGTTCCAGGATCGGATAACCCAGCGGACCTCATCTCGCGAGGAATCACACCGGATGAGCTCATGCATAATCGTTTATGGTGGAATGGTCCACCATGGTTGGAAAAGGAAGCTGAAAATTGGCCAAAATCAATTGATGTAAGGGGCGAGGAAGGAGATGAGGAAAGGCGCCGAACTGCCCATGCAGCTGCATGCGCCCAGAGGGGGGAATTTAACGAGTTCTTTATTGCTAAATTCTCTTCTTATAACGAACTCATCCGAAGCACTGCAGTGTGGCTTCGTCTTATGAATATTCTTAGAAAATCTCCTCAGCAGACGGTGCGCGGACCACTCACTTTGATGGAGCTGAAAGAAGCAGAAATCCAAATTATTCGAGGTGTTCAGCAAGAAACATTTGCTGAAGAGTTCAAATCACTCACCAAGGATGGAACTGTTCTTAGGAGCTCCAAGCTGCGTTGGTTTCATCCGTTCGTTTCCAAGAGTGGCCTGATTCGGATTGGTGGACGACTCAGCAAATCGGAAGAAGCAGAAGAATCCAAGCACCCCATCGTGCTACCAGCGCGACATCGGCTCACCAGAATGATCCTCGAGCAATATCATCTTCGGCTGCTTCATGCGGGTCCTCAGCTCATGCTCAGCAACATTCGCCTTCGGTTCTGGCCTTTGGGAGGGAGAAATGTCGTCAAGCAGATCGTACACCAATGCCACAAATGCTTCCGAGCCAAACCTAAACCGGTTCAGCAATTCATGGGCGATCTTCCGGCATCTAGGGTTACCATCTCTCGTCCATTTTCCAAAACTGGGGTCGACTATTTTGGCCCTATTTACATCCGACCAGGTCCACGGAGAACAGCTACTAAAGCCTATGTAGCTATTTTTATTTGCCTTTGCACTAAGGCGGTCCATATGGAGTTGGTGTCGGATTTGTCCACCGATCGTTTTTTGCAGGCACTGAGGAGATTCATCGGGCGGCGTTCGTTGTGCTCCGATCTGTATTCCGATAACGGAACCAATTTCGTCGGGGCACGAAACAAAATGCGGGAATTCCTGCAGCAGCTGAAATCACAACAACATCGGGATCACATAACCAAGTTTTGTGATTCGGAAGGAATCAATTGGCACTTTAACCCACCTGGTGGTCCACATTTTGGCGGTCTTTGGGAGGCCGCGGTTAGATCGGCAAAACACCATATGCTACGGGTCATCGGAGACACACCAAAATCGATCGAGGACATGCAAACACTTCTCGTTCAGATTGAAGCATGCCTGAACTCGAGACCCATCACACCACTTTCTGACGACCCGAACGATCTGGAAGCACTCACCCCGGGACACTTCTTGGTCGGGTCTTCCTTGAGAGCATCACCCGAACCAGATCACGACGGAATTCCGATAAATCGGCTAAATTATTGGCAGCAAATCCAGCAGCAACGAAAGCAATTCTGGATCCGATGGAAACGCGAGTACTTGTGCCAGCTCCAGGCCCGAGTAAAACGTTGGCGACCATCCACACCGATAGCTGTGAATGAGCTTGTCATCATTTGCGATGACAACAAACAACCGATTCACTGGAAGATGGGACGAATCGTTAAGGTACACCCAGGTGAAGACGGTGTAATACGAGTCGTGACCATCAGGACTGCGAATGGATTATTGAAACGGCCGATCGAGAGAGTCTGCATATTGCCGAAATTCGAGGAAACGGGTCACCCAACACCATCGGAGGAGCCAAAGCAGATTCAACCATAG